In Leptospira ellinghausenii, the following proteins share a genomic window:
- a CDS encoding SDR family NAD(P)-dependent oxidoreductase produces MNKVVVISGIAQGMGREVSLMLAAQGYTICGFDIEKKYLDSLSDELNKLNAKHHLEPLSITDSDKILKFRDAVLKKFGGVDTVVSNVGIGFFGPFEEVNLVKALQCFDINVIGCARLLQAFVPSMRKAKSGKIVVMSSLVGQVPFPFESIYSATKFAIEGMVSSFRYEVSPFGIQVAMIQPAQVSTNFAAKAQQLPETNSPYYDRCVRFINRDNELIKKATNPKQAAERIVKVITAKKPKLFNQVDFMSTFFLGLNRFLPQRLKDKILLDHMNINV; encoded by the coding sequence ATGAATAAAGTAGTAGTTATTAGTGGAATTGCACAAGGTATGGGTAGAGAAGTTTCTTTGATGTTGGCAGCACAAGGTTATACAATTTGTGGATTTGATATTGAAAAAAAATATTTAGACAGTTTGTCTGATGAACTTAACAAATTAAATGCAAAACACCATCTTGAGCCATTAAGCATCACTGATTCAGATAAAATTTTAAAATTTAGAGATGCTGTTCTCAAAAAGTTTGGTGGTGTTGATACTGTTGTTTCTAATGTTGGTATCGGTTTTTTTGGCCCATTTGAAGAAGTTAATTTGGTCAAGGCACTACAATGTTTTGATATCAATGTGATTGGTTGTGCAAGACTTTTACAGGCATTTGTTCCTTCCATGCGAAAGGCAAAAAGCGGAAAAATTGTGGTGATGTCTTCTCTTGTTGGGCAAGTTCCATTTCCTTTTGAATCCATTTATTCAGCTACAAAGTTTGCGATTGAAGGTATGGTATCGTCATTTCGGTATGAAGTGAGTCCATTTGGGATTCAAGTTGCTATGATCCAACCTGCACAAGTTTCTACCAACTTTGCTGCAAAAGCACAACAGTTACCAGAAACAAATTCTCCATATTATGACAGATGTGTTCGATTTATCAACCGAGACAATGAGCTAATTAAAAAGGCAACGAATCCAAAACAAGCAGCTGAAAGGATCGTAAAAGTCATTACAGCAAAAAAACCAAAGTTATTCAATCAAGTTGATTTTATGAGTACATTCTTTTTGGGTTTAAATCGTTTTTTACCGCAAAGATTGAAAGATAAAATTTTACTCGATCATATGAACATCAATGTATAG
- a CDS encoding NAD-dependent epimerase/dehydratase family protein — protein sequence MLQEKFSGHHTTIKMKYTGITLITGANGFIGFELLKELSKDSNLKIRVTDIRDDKIKLFQKPNIEYIRSDIRDEKELSSLVNGVDRIFHVAGICNLTTSYEKLKSINVDAVDKLTKIAVQNSVKAYIHLSSSSVYGTYQGKPFKETDDCNPMDAYGKSKHVGEQIVSEKIKKGLNAIILRPCTVYGPGCNDGAGKVFSRPGKIAGIPGDGKMKLANVRVEDVAGSAIYLSEQEQFFGNIYNISDDSNPSLEEALDLASKMFGSKINKLHIPLSLLKVIARLESPLAKLQGKIPDLEYEAIKYLYNDYYMDNQKLKSTGYQLRYPNFVSSMESMKLI from the coding sequence ATGTTGCAAGAGAAATTCTCAGGCCATCATACCACTATTAAAATGAAATACACAGGAATCACATTAATCACTGGAGCCAATGGTTTCATTGGATTTGAACTTTTGAAGGAATTATCAAAGGATTCAAATCTTAAAATCCGCGTCACAGATATTCGTGATGATAAGATAAAACTATTTCAAAAACCGAATATTGAATATATAAGATCAGATATTCGGGATGAGAAGGAGTTAAGTTCTTTAGTCAATGGTGTTGATCGTATCTTTCATGTTGCAGGAATTTGTAATCTAACCACTAGTTATGAAAAACTGAAATCTATCAATGTTGATGCAGTTGATAAGCTTACAAAAATTGCAGTACAAAATAGTGTAAAAGCATACATTCACTTGAGTTCTTCCAGTGTATATGGAACTTACCAAGGTAAACCTTTTAAAGAAACTGATGATTGTAATCCAATGGATGCGTATGGAAAAAGTAAGCATGTTGGTGAACAAATCGTATCAGAGAAAATAAAAAAAGGACTTAATGCAATCATCCTTAGACCTTGCACTGTGTATGGTCCTGGATGTAATGATGGCGCTGGTAAGGTTTTTTCAAGGCCAGGTAAAATTGCAGGTATACCTGGAGACGGTAAAATGAAACTTGCTAATGTCAGAGTAGAAGATGTGGCAGGCTCTGCTATATATCTTTCTGAACAAGAACAGTTTTTTGGAAATATTTACAATATCTCTGATGATAGTAATCCAAGTTTGGAAGAAGCTTTGGATTTAGCATCAAAGATGTTTGGATCCAAGATCAATAAACTTCATATACCATTATCATTACTTAAGGTGATTGCTAGATTAGAATCTCCTTTAGCAAAGTTACAAGGTAAAATTCCTGATCTAGAGTATGAAGCAATCAAATATCTATATAACGACTATTATATGGATAATCAAAAGTTGAAATCAACCGGATATCAATTAAGGTATCCAAATTTTGTTTCTTCAATGGAATCGATGAAATTAATTTAA
- a CDS encoding acyl-CoA dehydrogenase family protein, giving the protein MNFYFTEEQNALREAVASYSKIAGSDPRRDVEERDSEFSWDVLHALGDRGWTGVIVPEQYGGLGKGAIEYTIIMEETAKELIYGPQNLIQAQQGLLAVGTEEQKSKWLPELAKGKIMAAQAISEPDAGSSFQNIQTTAVKDGNEWVLNGLKVHINLGKEAQLMMVLAKTDKGLTEFLVDRDSKGIRYEKQDPIGLRSAPMYDVHFEDCRIPADSILGREGRGIETFMAIFKLSRLGVASQLIGIARGCLDHAVSFTKSRKVGESRVSDFQGIQWIIAKLTSELEAAKLARNQAAWLHDQKVNHNLETSIAKYLAGVVADEVVNKAFTLTGSHACYRNRPYDRYVREVKSLLAGGGSSEVMLNNVAREILRPSYHY; this is encoded by the coding sequence ATGAATTTCTATTTTACAGAAGAACAAAATGCATTAAGAGAAGCGGTTGCATCGTATTCCAAAATTGCAGGTAGTGACCCTAGGCGAGATGTAGAAGAAAGAGATAGCGAATTTTCATGGGATGTATTGCACGCGCTAGGTGATAGAGGTTGGACAGGTGTAATTGTTCCTGAACAATACGGTGGTTTAGGTAAAGGTGCAATTGAATACACGATCATCATGGAAGAAACAGCGAAGGAATTAATCTATGGACCACAGAATCTAATCCAAGCTCAACAAGGATTACTTGCTGTAGGAACTGAGGAACAAAAAAGTAAATGGTTACCAGAACTTGCCAAAGGTAAAATAATGGCGGCCCAAGCGATATCAGAACCTGATGCTGGATCTTCTTTTCAAAATATCCAAACAACGGCAGTGAAAGATGGAAACGAATGGGTGTTAAATGGTCTTAAGGTTCATATCAATTTAGGTAAAGAAGCTCAATTGATGATGGTTTTAGCAAAAACCGATAAAGGTTTAACTGAGTTTTTAGTTGATCGAGACTCAAAAGGTATTCGTTACGAGAAACAAGATCCTATTGGTTTAAGATCTGCTCCAATGTATGATGTCCATTTTGAAGACTGTCGTATACCGGCTGACTCAATTTTAGGAAGAGAAGGTAGAGGAATCGAAACCTTTATGGCAATTTTTAAATTGAGTCGATTGGGAGTTGCTTCGCAATTGATTGGGATCGCTCGTGGTTGTTTAGACCATGCTGTGTCCTTTACAAAATCTCGAAAAGTGGGAGAGAGTCGTGTTTCTGATTTTCAAGGGATTCAATGGATTATCGCAAAACTAACTTCTGAATTAGAAGCAGCTAAATTAGCAAGAAACCAAGCAGCTTGGTTACATGACCAAAAAGTAAATCATAACTTAGAAACTTCTATTGCAAAATACTTAGCTGGAGTTGTCGCTGATGAAGTTGTTAACAAAGCATTTACCTTAACAGGTTCCCATGCTTGTTATAGAAATCGTCCATATGATCGATATGTTCGTGAAGTGAAATCGCTGTTAGCAGGTGGTGGAAGTTCTGAAGTAATGTTGAATAATGTTGCAAGAGAAATTCTCAGGCCATCATACCACTATTAA
- a CDS encoding bile acid:sodium symporter produces the protein MLTKTEELLFAAMIFFLMVAMGSTLTLENFKKSIHSKKPILVGMLSQFGFMPLIAFGLAKGFNLSPLFSIGLILVGCTPGGTTSNLLTYYAKGDVALSISMTFASTILAIVMMPFLFWIYCSGLVTDEIQIPYKSIIGSILLLIIPVLIGIKIRSYNTKLALKIEKIGNFLGILMILFLLGVMVPKNFNILKVTTWQMYLAAILITVLGYSFGYLFSKLLKLSEKQSRTVSLETGIQNGPLTIAVILLSFSGSNVNEILWMPLLYALFVPITSATATYYFYIKSKQELKGSV, from the coding sequence ATGTTAACTAAGACAGAAGAATTATTATTCGCTGCTATGATTTTTTTCCTCATGGTAGCTATGGGTAGTACTTTAACATTAGAAAACTTTAAAAAATCGATCCATTCAAAAAAACCAATACTTGTTGGAATGTTGTCACAATTTGGATTTATGCCGCTCATAGCTTTTGGGTTGGCAAAAGGATTTAATTTATCTCCGCTATTTTCAATTGGATTAATTTTGGTTGGTTGTACTCCAGGTGGAACAACTTCAAATCTATTAACTTATTATGCGAAAGGTGATGTCGCTTTAAGTATCAGTATGACATTTGCCTCAACGATTCTTGCCATTGTAATGATGCCATTTTTGTTTTGGATCTATTGTTCTGGTTTGGTAACTGACGAGATTCAAATTCCATATAAAAGTATCATTGGTTCAATTCTATTGCTCATCATTCCTGTATTGATTGGAATTAAAATTAGATCTTATAATACAAAACTTGCTTTAAAAATAGAGAAAATTGGAAATTTTTTAGGAATTTTAATGATCTTATTTTTGTTAGGTGTGATGGTTCCAAAAAATTTCAACATCTTAAAAGTTACAACATGGCAAATGTATTTGGCTGCAATATTGATTACTGTGCTTGGATACAGTTTTGGTTATCTATTTAGCAAATTATTAAAATTATCAGAAAAACAATCAAGGACTGTATCATTAGAAACTGGGATTCAAAATGGACCATTGACTATAGCAGTAATATTACTGAGTTTTTCTGGATCAAATGTGAATGAAATATTGTGGATGCCATTACTTTATGCCCTCTTTGTTCCCATTACATCTGCAACGGCAACTTATTATTTTTATATAAAATCAAAACAAGAATTAAAAGGATCAGTTTAA